In Littorina saxatilis isolate snail1 linkage group LG8, US_GU_Lsax_2.0, whole genome shotgun sequence, a single genomic region encodes these proteins:
- the LOC138973109 gene encoding large ribosomal subunit protein mL41-like, whose protein sequence is MWKQRLAITVRAFSTSARVEGKRSREPFDKRFPVTGKHGGPRRKGGSQTMEKFLAVHNVQPAGYIDKKKGRYTNVPEMIPDFVVPDLTGFELKPYVSYKASEIQQTKMTARDLFQATYAAELQKDINEGKVVIKDEEFVRLNTGKDDKR, encoded by the exons ATGTGGAAACAGCGATTAGCTATCACCGTTCGTGCATTTAGCACAAGCGCACGCGTAGAAGGCAAGAGAAGCAGGGAACCGTTCGACAAACGATTTCCAGTGACCGGCAAACATGGTGGACCCAGACGCAAAGGGGGAAGCCAAACCATGGAAAAGTTTCTTGCCGTTCATA ATGTTCAGCCTGCAGGGTATATTGACAAGAAAAAAGGTCGCTACACAAATGTACCTGAGATGATTCCTGATTTTGTCGTTCCTGATCTCACAGGCTTTGAG CTGAAGCCGTATGTGTCCTACAAGGCCTCAGAGATTCAGCAGACGAAGATGACAGCCCGCGACCTGTTTCAAGCTACCTACGCTGCAGAGCTGCAGAAAGACATAAATGAGGGCAAAGTGGTGATAAAAGATGAAGAGTTTGTGAGGCTAAACACAGGCAAAGACGATAAAAGATAG